A window of the Pelagicoccus enzymogenes genome harbors these coding sequences:
- a CDS encoding amidohydrolase family protein, which produces MAIDSHIHLYPPSVSADPLAWAVTQNEPYWLSCVKPSHGKSLQAWKSPSELLQDMDDAGVEKVVILSWYWENHDSCLHTLNWQTEWLAKSPHRFICFAPFNAKGGNAALELLKNAFQRGCKGIGELNPPAQGYAYEDPVLAQALELAAAYRAPVNFHVTDPTTHDYPGKIDTPYASLLNLANEHPNTSFIFSHLGGCEPLRNREPPPNNVVFDTSACPLLYKTPVYREFCDKVGVDKILFGSDYPLRVFPKDKRSPNFILPLAELQNGDLSPAEIEAITLQNAKRLFHLS; this is translated from the coding sequence ATGGCCATCGATAGCCACATCCACCTTTATCCTCCGAGCGTCTCTGCCGATCCTCTTGCATGGGCGGTCACTCAAAATGAACCCTACTGGCTCTCTTGCGTAAAGCCTTCGCATGGGAAAAGCCTACAGGCTTGGAAATCTCCCAGCGAGCTGCTCCAAGACATGGATGACGCAGGAGTCGAGAAAGTGGTCATTCTTTCTTGGTATTGGGAAAACCACGACAGCTGCCTGCATACCCTGAATTGGCAAACCGAATGGCTCGCAAAGTCTCCCCATCGCTTCATCTGCTTCGCCCCCTTTAACGCCAAAGGAGGGAACGCTGCCCTCGAGCTGCTGAAGAACGCTTTCCAGCGCGGCTGCAAGGGAATCGGAGAACTCAATCCACCCGCTCAAGGGTACGCCTACGAGGATCCGGTGCTCGCCCAAGCGCTCGAGCTCGCTGCCGCATACCGGGCTCCCGTAAACTTTCACGTCACCGACCCCACGACACACGACTACCCTGGCAAGATCGACACTCCCTACGCGTCACTCTTAAACCTAGCCAACGAGCACCCCAACACCTCCTTCATCTTTTCTCATCTCGGAGGCTGTGAACCCTTGCGAAACCGAGAACCGCCCCCGAACAACGTCGTATTCGATACGTCGGCTTGCCCCTTGCTCTACAAAACTCCGGTGTATCGGGAATTCTGCGACAAGGTGGGAGTGGACAAAATCCTCTTCGGTTCGGACTACCCTCTACGCGTCTTTCCCAAAGACAAACGTTCACCGAACTTTATCCTGCCTCTCGCTGAACTGCAAAATGGCGACCTGAGTCCCGCCGAAATCGAGGCCATCACCCTTCAAAACGCAAAACGGCTCTTCCACTTATCATGA
- a CDS encoding glycosyltransferase has translation MSTTCLVVLTDSLYLNGTIRTLRSWQAHNPNFPVIALSRDPIALQSNELASLCQERVLIDAQDYSDISPYKKSRSKRHAQTFFKFEAFRDFGYERNIFLDSDVLSLREAPALYANNPSYLLAARDTGFRKTRGYKGHPNEINSGVLSIGRSLLGQTTVEQLKAIARENPGRSGYNSGDQGILNKWIHSYGIPLEALPPEYNLIKKDYTDTSGLESCRLLHYCDRKPWFPYAGERGELEALWHNFTDEQR, from the coding sequence ATGTCCACAACCTGCCTCGTCGTTTTGACCGATAGCTTATACCTAAACGGCACGATCCGCACCCTAAGGTCTTGGCAGGCCCACAACCCAAACTTTCCTGTTATCGCGCTCAGTCGCGACCCAATCGCCCTGCAATCAAACGAGCTTGCTTCGCTATGCCAGGAGCGAGTCTTGATCGACGCCCAAGATTATTCCGACATTTCCCCATACAAGAAGAGCCGTTCCAAACGGCACGCCCAAACCTTCTTCAAGTTCGAGGCCTTTCGGGACTTCGGCTACGAACGGAATATATTTCTCGACAGCGACGTGCTCTCCCTGCGTGAAGCCCCCGCCCTCTACGCGAACAACCCGTCCTATTTGCTGGCAGCCCGCGACACCGGCTTCCGGAAAACGCGCGGCTACAAAGGCCACCCCAATGAGATAAACAGCGGCGTGCTCTCCATTGGAAGGAGCCTTCTCGGACAAACGACAGTCGAACAACTGAAGGCTATCGCCCGCGAAAATCCAGGACGAAGCGGATACAATTCCGGAGACCAAGGCATCCTAAATAAGTGGATACACAGCTACGGAATCCCCTTGGAAGCCCTTCCACCGGAGTACAATTTGATAAAGAAGGACTATACGGATACCAGCGGCCTGGAGAGCTGCCGCCTTCTCCACTACTGCGATCGCAAGCCCTGGTTTCCCTACGCCGGAGAACGAGGCGAACTCGAAGCGCTCTGGCACAATTTCACAGACGAGCAAAGGTGA
- a CDS encoding sensor histidine kinase: MDYNPSQSKSKLLTRSFVQWGAVLVLAVIVIFAANTLRGILRSADLEKAVKLQEEAVLLEANAIRYRLEAETLSSFYLITSLGAYISVNPDLSQEEFSRFASTIFEAKPGLVNIAAAPDLVIRYVYPMKGNEAALGLDYMKHPTQKLAALAVRDSGQPVIAGPLNLVQGGVAVIGRFPVYDESGFWGIVSTPIYLNQLLKDSGLLDEQLSIEMALRGKDGKGAEGDVFFGDPELFSGHSLLIPVQLFSGSWQIGVRPKQGWVTEGPNASLIDFFVIFAGCLVVLISVLLNIYVLRLHKSREVEASVSRAKSRFLATMSHEIRTPLNGIVGVAHLLEMEELDEEQRDLTSTIISSAEALNGLLSDILNLSKLEHGTFVARPEQVVLQEVFEPVHGLLKVEAERKGIALNWTEIPPECSTLVVDPLVLRQVLWNLMSNAVKFTKEGEVRLELECVQGGDRKSEFLRMVVTDTGVGIDKSRQKAVFEDFVQEDDSTTREFGGTGLGLAIVKRLVDGVGGNVSLRSEKGKGSVFTVELPVG, from the coding sequence ATGGACTACAATCCAAGTCAGTCGAAGTCGAAACTCCTGACCCGCAGCTTCGTGCAGTGGGGGGCGGTGCTCGTATTGGCTGTAATCGTGATCTTCGCGGCCAACACTTTGCGGGGCATCCTTCGGTCGGCTGACCTAGAGAAAGCGGTGAAGTTGCAGGAGGAGGCAGTATTGCTGGAGGCGAATGCCATTCGCTATCGCCTGGAGGCGGAGACCTTGTCCTCGTTTTACCTGATTACCAGCTTAGGCGCTTACATTTCGGTGAATCCCGATTTGTCGCAGGAGGAATTCTCTCGCTTCGCCTCCACGATCTTTGAAGCGAAGCCAGGCTTGGTGAATATCGCCGCAGCGCCCGACTTGGTGATCCGTTACGTCTACCCGATGAAAGGCAACGAGGCTGCCCTAGGCCTCGACTACATGAAGCACCCGACGCAAAAGTTGGCAGCGCTGGCTGTCAGGGACAGCGGGCAGCCCGTGATCGCGGGGCCGTTGAATCTCGTTCAAGGAGGGGTTGCGGTCATCGGTCGCTTCCCGGTTTACGACGAATCTGGTTTTTGGGGAATCGTTTCGACACCGATCTATTTGAACCAGCTCTTGAAGGATTCAGGTTTGTTGGACGAGCAGCTCTCAATCGAAATGGCCTTGAGGGGAAAGGATGGGAAGGGGGCTGAAGGGGACGTGTTCTTTGGGGACCCGGAGCTGTTTTCCGGGCATTCGCTTCTAATTCCAGTTCAGCTGTTTTCGGGAAGCTGGCAAATTGGAGTGCGCCCCAAGCAAGGCTGGGTGACGGAGGGGCCGAACGCTTCCTTGATCGACTTTTTCGTCATCTTCGCGGGCTGTCTCGTGGTTTTGATTTCGGTCTTGCTCAATATCTACGTGCTCCGTTTGCACAAGAGCCGAGAGGTGGAGGCGAGCGTGAGTCGGGCGAAGTCACGCTTCCTTGCGACGATGAGCCACGAGATTCGTACGCCTTTAAACGGCATTGTGGGAGTGGCGCACTTGCTGGAAATGGAGGAGCTAGACGAAGAGCAGAGAGATTTGACATCCACGATCATCAGTTCGGCCGAGGCGTTGAACGGATTGCTGTCCGATATCCTAAACTTGAGCAAGCTGGAGCATGGGACTTTCGTAGCTCGGCCGGAGCAAGTCGTCTTGCAAGAGGTGTTCGAACCGGTTCACGGATTGCTGAAAGTGGAGGCGGAGCGGAAAGGCATTGCCTTGAACTGGACGGAGATTCCTCCGGAATGCAGCACTTTGGTCGTGGATCCTTTGGTGCTGCGTCAGGTCTTGTGGAACTTGATGAGCAATGCGGTCAAGTTCACTAAGGAGGGTGAAGTGCGACTCGAGCTGGAGTGCGTGCAAGGGGGAGACCGCAAGTCGGAGTTTCTTCGTATGGTCGTAACGGATACAGGCGTTGGGATCGACAAGTCGCGCCAGAAAGCGGTGTTCGAAGATTTCGTGCAAGAAGACGACAGCACGACGCGAGAGTTTGGGGGTACAGGGCTAGGGCTTGCCATCGTTAAACGTCTTGTCGACGGAGTAGGCGGAAACGTTTCCCTGCGTAGCGAAAAAGGCAAGGGAAGTGTATTCACGGTAGAGCTACCAGTTGGCTAG
- a CDS encoding class D beta-lactamase has protein sequence MNRIFACFFLFSTTILPAEEANIEIDQHARELVEASGYRGCILVFDPENSSYRASHPEIAREGFIPASTFKILSTQAALQSGIVSSPASTLKWDGVTRSRAETNRDLDFTTAFRISSVPHYQAIVREIGAQKMQAFIDSIPYGNRNIDGGVDSFWLTGGLRISPLEQIDFLRRLHRDELPFDPRVMDSVRTMMLNPSESSIAYSAKTGWAVLPENRNIGWWVGWAQQDERILFFATVLDSHTPRDDFGKQRIELTKEIVNSRFGQN, from the coding sequence ATGAATCGAATCTTCGCCTGTTTCTTCCTTTTCTCGACGACAATTCTCCCAGCGGAGGAGGCGAACATCGAAATCGACCAACACGCCCGAGAGCTTGTCGAAGCAAGCGGCTACCGCGGGTGCATTTTGGTATTCGACCCGGAGAACAGCTCCTATCGAGCCAGCCACCCAGAGATAGCGAGAGAAGGCTTCATCCCGGCCTCGACTTTCAAAATCCTCAGCACCCAGGCCGCCCTGCAGTCCGGTATCGTCTCAAGCCCTGCAAGCACCCTCAAGTGGGACGGGGTAACGCGCAGTCGCGCCGAAACTAACCGCGACCTAGACTTCACCACAGCGTTCCGCATTTCCTCCGTTCCGCACTACCAAGCGATCGTGAGAGAGATTGGAGCACAGAAGATGCAAGCGTTCATCGATTCCATTCCCTACGGAAACAGAAACATAGACGGTGGGGTAGACAGCTTTTGGCTAACGGGAGGACTTCGTATTTCGCCCCTCGAACAAATCGACTTTCTCCGTCGACTTCACCGCGACGAGCTTCCCTTCGATCCGCGCGTGATGGATAGCGTCAGGACCATGATGCTCAATCCTTCCGAAAGCTCCATCGCTTACTCCGCCAAAACGGGCTGGGCCGTCCTACCCGAAAACCGCAACATCGGCTGGTGGGTCGGCTGGGCCCAACAAGACGAGCGTATCCTCTTTTTCGCTACCGTCCTCGATTCCCATACACCAAGAGACGACTTCGGTAAGCAGCGAATCGAGCTGACGAAAGAGATAGTCAACAGCCGCTTTGGCCAGAACTAG
- a CDS encoding ABC-ATPase domain-containing protein has protein sequence MKHKSDLKATLQRIDGRPYPAYKDIRGQYDYEFFTLSIDKVQGDPFASPSRLSVTLPHVESELPHQLFSNTSRRTGTENFLALSFAKACNQASSRSGSGKSGLIAIDIPGQEMLQRTCLEIGPDTTIARFSVGLPANGRRIRGRSAIELLIDQLPEIVEDALCYDQIDKDAIRSFADTAEDAATLRATLSENKLIGFVADGSILPRASGIDERPMREAVPFRSPPSLRKTFELPHAGKVSGMAIPEGVTLIVGGGYHGKSTLLSALERGVYNHRPQDGRELVVTRSDATKVRAEDGRSVAKVDLTPFIGQLPGGKDSSSFSTENASGSSSQAAAIIEALETGAKALLIDEDISATNLLIRDSRMQQLIAKDKEPITPFVQRVRSLHRDCGVSTVIVLGGSGDYFEPADHVIALDNYLPQDLTKEAKALCSEAFQQEALVPSLVATNPSQSKRFADPVSINPYISGRGRPGRSRVKTRDGRALTFGEDEIDLSLIPQIVDSSQARAIGAALLYAAENRLFAELSLPAALEQVLAFADKGRLSTIGKGDLAEIRLQELAAALNRLRSLEIL, from the coding sequence ATGAAACATAAATCTGATCTAAAGGCGACCCTGCAACGAATCGATGGCAGGCCGTATCCAGCCTACAAAGACATTCGCGGACAATACGACTACGAGTTCTTTACGCTCAGCATAGACAAAGTCCAAGGAGACCCTTTCGCCTCTCCATCTCGCTTGTCCGTCACCCTTCCCCATGTGGAGTCAGAGCTGCCTCATCAGCTTTTTTCCAATACTTCACGCCGTACCGGAACTGAGAACTTCCTCGCTCTCTCGTTCGCAAAAGCTTGCAATCAAGCTTCCAGCCGCAGCGGCTCCGGAAAGTCAGGCCTCATCGCAATCGACATTCCTGGCCAGGAAATGCTGCAACGCACCTGTTTGGAAATCGGACCGGACACCACGATCGCTCGTTTCTCGGTAGGCCTGCCGGCCAACGGCCGCCGCATTCGCGGTCGTTCCGCTATCGAACTGCTAATCGATCAACTACCTGAAATCGTCGAAGACGCGCTCTGTTACGATCAAATCGACAAAGATGCCATCCGCTCGTTCGCAGACACTGCAGAGGACGCCGCTACGCTACGAGCCACTCTCTCGGAAAACAAGCTGATCGGATTCGTGGCAGATGGATCCATTCTGCCGCGTGCTTCTGGCATCGACGAACGCCCGATGCGGGAGGCAGTACCTTTTCGCTCCCCTCCTTCGCTGCGAAAGACTTTTGAGCTGCCCCACGCTGGAAAGGTATCCGGTATGGCAATACCGGAGGGCGTAACCCTCATTGTGGGAGGTGGTTATCATGGAAAATCGACCTTGCTCTCGGCTCTCGAACGCGGAGTCTACAACCACCGCCCTCAGGACGGTCGAGAGCTTGTCGTTACACGTTCAGATGCGACCAAAGTCAGAGCCGAAGATGGCCGTTCCGTGGCCAAGGTCGACCTAACCCCATTCATTGGCCAGCTACCGGGAGGCAAGGACTCTTCCTCCTTTTCCACCGAAAACGCATCCGGATCCTCCTCTCAAGCTGCAGCCATAATCGAGGCCTTAGAAACCGGAGCCAAAGCCCTCCTTATCGACGAGGACATATCGGCGACCAACCTTCTCATCCGCGACAGCCGCATGCAGCAGCTCATCGCGAAAGACAAGGAGCCCATCACCCCATTCGTTCAACGCGTTCGTTCCTTGCATCGGGATTGCGGTGTATCCACTGTCATCGTACTCGGAGGCTCGGGAGACTACTTTGAACCCGCCGATCATGTTATCGCACTCGACAACTACCTTCCCCAAGACCTGACCAAAGAGGCGAAGGCCCTTTGCTCCGAAGCGTTCCAGCAAGAGGCTCTCGTCCCCAGCCTCGTCGCAACAAACCCATCGCAATCGAAACGATTCGCAGACCCCGTATCCATAAACCCTTACATATCTGGCAGAGGTCGCCCCGGACGTAGCCGCGTAAAAACCCGCGACGGGCGGGCCCTCACCTTCGGAGAGGACGAAATCGATCTATCCCTAATTCCCCAGATCGTCGACAGCTCGCAAGCCAGAGCGATTGGAGCCGCCCTGCTCTACGCCGCCGAAAATCGTTTGTTCGCGGAGCTAAGCCTCCCCGCAGCCCTCGAGCAGGTCCTTGCCTTCGCTGATAAGGGTCGCCTTTCCACGATCGGCAAGGGCGACCTAGCAGAAATTCGCCTCCAGGAGTTAGCTGCAGCGCTCAATCGACTCCGCTCCCTAGAAATCCTGTAA
- a CDS encoding gamma carbonic anhydrase family protein, which yields MTLEEQFETFLAKDPQVPESAYVANEATVIGDVRLGENASVWPACVLRGDINYIEVGDRSNVQDGTIVHLADDYPVKIGQDVTIGHGAIIHACTIEDECLIGMGATVLDGSVIGRNSIVGAGALVTPRTIIPPGSMVMGAPARVKRALTDEEQANIKNWAAKYVKVSAAHKARYQ from the coding sequence ATGACACTCGAAGAACAATTCGAAACCTTCCTCGCCAAGGACCCGCAAGTCCCAGAGAGCGCCTACGTAGCAAACGAGGCGACTGTCATCGGCGACGTTCGACTCGGCGAAAACGCTAGCGTCTGGCCGGCTTGCGTTCTGCGGGGCGACATCAACTACATCGAAGTCGGCGACCGTTCGAACGTGCAAGACGGCACCATCGTGCACCTCGCCGACGACTACCCGGTCAAGATAGGCCAAGACGTGACCATCGGACACGGAGCAATCATTCATGCCTGCACCATCGAGGACGAATGCTTGATCGGCATGGGAGCGACCGTGCTCGACGGCTCGGTCATCGGGCGAAACTCTATCGTCGGAGCCGGTGCCCTCGTCACGCCCCGCACCATCATTCCTCCCGGAAGCATGGTCATGGGCGCTCCCGCAAGAGTAAAGCGAGCCCTCACCGATGAGGAACAAGCGAATATCAAAAACTGGGCTGCCAAGTACGTAAAAGTCTCCGCCGCTCACAAAGCTCGCTACCAGTAG
- a CDS encoding ATP-dependent helicase — MDFDLSPTPNPFEIPEIDFRAQLNDEQYAAVTAQPGPLLILAGAGSGKTRTLTYRVAYLLSKGVRAGEILLLTFTNKAAKEMLDRVEELTGVEGRSFWGGTFHSIGHRLLRMHGEAIGVPKNFTILDAGEAETVLKHAVESVESSFFKNKTHPKPGPLSSIISMARNTCESIERTIIDFFPQHHDFIERIEGFAEAYAKKKKEQNVVDYDDLLVFWLKLLEEAPEVAEYYQKRFQHCLVDEYQDTNVLQAAIIDKMAPHHRIMAVGDDAQCIYSWRGANFDNILTFPDRHPGTEILRIETNYRSTPEILTMANAIISNRTTAGFDKELRAHKPSAQRPYVVQAMDTREQAQFVITRIRGLIDEGQDPREIAVLYRSHFVALDMQMELSRAGVPYQITSGVRFFEQAHIKDLVAHLRLVYNPADVTAFLRLFLLLPKVGEKTAQKLYDHTLAIAKKHELDFIDALRHEATVKKAPAASRADWEAVALTLRDMKQIADTGTPDEVVQIAIDGWYSSYLQGAYANYSNRLEDLNSLVGFAARFEEMQELIAQITLLNSETSGRMEESDEAIRLTTVHQAKGLEFNVVFVIGAADGFFPTRRSIDVGDTEEERRLFYVAVTRARDELYVLYPKMNTKGGPSMFLNPSRFLQEISTDLFEPIRIRRNYGW, encoded by the coding sequence ATGGACTTCGATCTCAGCCCGACGCCAAACCCTTTCGAAATTCCCGAGATAGACTTTCGGGCGCAGCTCAACGACGAGCAGTATGCCGCCGTCACCGCCCAACCAGGCCCACTCCTTATCCTAGCCGGAGCCGGTTCCGGCAAAACACGTACCCTCACCTATCGCGTCGCCTACCTCCTCAGCAAAGGCGTCCGAGCGGGCGAAATCCTCTTGCTGACCTTCACCAACAAGGCAGCCAAAGAGATGCTCGACCGAGTGGAAGAGCTTACCGGCGTAGAAGGACGCAGCTTTTGGGGCGGCACTTTCCACAGCATCGGACATCGGCTCCTACGCATGCATGGCGAAGCCATCGGCGTCCCCAAGAACTTCACGATCCTCGACGCCGGCGAAGCCGAAACCGTCCTCAAGCATGCGGTCGAATCCGTTGAGTCCTCCTTCTTCAAGAACAAGACTCACCCCAAACCCGGTCCGCTCTCGTCCATCATCAGCATGGCCCGCAACACCTGCGAGTCCATCGAGCGGACCATCATCGATTTCTTTCCCCAACACCACGACTTCATCGAGCGCATCGAAGGCTTCGCCGAGGCTTACGCAAAAAAGAAGAAGGAGCAAAACGTGGTCGACTACGACGACCTGCTCGTCTTCTGGCTCAAACTCCTCGAAGAAGCGCCAGAAGTCGCCGAATACTACCAAAAGCGTTTTCAGCACTGCCTCGTCGACGAGTACCAAGACACCAACGTCCTGCAAGCCGCCATCATCGACAAAATGGCTCCCCACCATCGCATCATGGCAGTCGGCGACGACGCCCAGTGCATCTACTCCTGGAGAGGAGCCAACTTCGACAACATCCTTACCTTCCCTGACCGCCACCCGGGAACTGAAATCCTGCGAATCGAAACCAACTACCGCAGTACGCCCGAGATCCTCACCATGGCCAACGCCATCATCTCAAACCGTACGACCGCTGGCTTCGACAAGGAACTCCGCGCCCACAAGCCATCCGCTCAGCGGCCCTACGTGGTGCAAGCGATGGATACCCGGGAACAGGCCCAATTCGTCATCACCCGGATCCGAGGCCTCATCGACGAAGGACAGGATCCGCGCGAGATCGCCGTCCTTTATCGCTCCCACTTCGTCGCCCTCGACATGCAGATGGAGCTGTCCCGCGCCGGCGTCCCCTACCAAATCACCAGCGGCGTTCGCTTCTTCGAGCAAGCTCACATCAAGGACCTCGTCGCCCACCTGCGCCTTGTCTACAATCCCGCGGACGTAACCGCATTCCTGCGACTTTTTCTGCTCCTCCCCAAAGTCGGCGAAAAGACTGCCCAGAAGCTCTACGACCACACCTTGGCAATCGCCAAGAAACACGAGCTCGACTTCATCGACGCGCTCCGCCACGAGGCGACGGTCAAGAAGGCTCCCGCCGCCTCGCGAGCCGATTGGGAAGCCGTTGCCCTCACGCTGCGCGACATGAAGCAAATAGCCGACACGGGCACCCCCGACGAAGTCGTGCAAATCGCTATCGACGGTTGGTACTCGTCCTACCTGCAAGGCGCCTACGCCAACTACAGCAATCGCTTGGAAGACCTGAACTCCCTTGTCGGCTTCGCAGCTCGCTTCGAGGAAATGCAGGAACTTATCGCTCAGATCACGCTCCTAAACTCCGAGACCTCTGGCCGCATGGAAGAGTCCGACGAGGCAATCCGCCTCACCACCGTCCACCAAGCCAAAGGCCTCGAGTTCAACGTCGTTTTCGTCATCGGCGCCGCAGACGGATTCTTTCCGACTCGCCGTTCCATCGACGTGGGCGACACCGAGGAAGAGCGCCGCCTCTTCTACGTCGCCGTCACCCGAGCTCGGGACGAACTCTATGTCCTGTATCCAAAAATGAATACTAAAGGCGGGCCAAGCATGTTCCTGAACCCCAGCCGCTTTCTACAAGAAATCTCCACCGACCTTTTCGAACCCATCCGCATCCGCCGCAACTACGGCTGGTAG
- the proB gene encoding glutamate 5-kinase, with the protein MKRVVIKLGTGILTHGIGKVDTVRVNAICSQVAELRKRGIETLIVSSGAVGMGMGALSLQERPKTLAKQQACAAIGQSRLIQCWQDGLQPHGLIAGQILLTHEGLRIRNRYVNAKATIEQLLNYGVVPIINENDSVSAIEIRFGNNDLLGAMVASLSDADQYQILSTAPGLIDMDGDGQIIPVVEKITPEIESLAKGTSSPTAVGGMVSKLEAAKLSTESGCETFIADGSAENIIIRIIDGEVVGTRFKASPQPMGSKKRWLAYFQRASGSITIDDGASDAIVRRGRSLLPAGVTRFDGHFKPGDVVDILNSKGEAVARGEIAYSGAEIANIAGKHVEELQDLYPDRTRLEVVHRDALVLL; encoded by the coding sequence ATGAAACGCGTCGTCATAAAACTAGGCACCGGAATCCTGACCCACGGTATCGGGAAGGTGGATACCGTTCGGGTAAACGCAATCTGTAGCCAGGTCGCTGAGCTCAGAAAACGCGGGATCGAAACTCTGATCGTTAGCTCCGGAGCCGTTGGCATGGGCATGGGGGCCCTCTCCCTCCAAGAACGCCCCAAGACGCTCGCCAAACAGCAAGCGTGCGCCGCGATCGGCCAGAGTCGCCTCATCCAATGCTGGCAAGACGGGCTCCAGCCTCATGGCCTCATCGCCGGGCAGATCCTGCTCACCCACGAAGGCCTGCGTATACGCAACCGCTACGTCAACGCCAAGGCAACCATCGAGCAACTGCTCAACTACGGCGTCGTCCCTATCATCAACGAAAACGATTCCGTATCCGCGATCGAGATACGGTTTGGCAACAACGACCTGCTGGGAGCCATGGTCGCGAGCCTCAGCGATGCCGACCAGTACCAAATCCTATCAACCGCTCCAGGGCTGATCGACATGGATGGCGACGGGCAGATCATACCCGTCGTCGAGAAGATCACTCCCGAGATCGAATCGCTCGCCAAAGGCACCAGCTCCCCCACCGCCGTCGGCGGCATGGTTTCAAAACTCGAAGCCGCCAAGCTATCCACCGAATCTGGCTGCGAAACCTTTATCGCGGACGGTTCGGCCGAAAACATCATAATCCGCATCATCGACGGAGAAGTCGTGGGCACCCGCTTCAAGGCCTCACCGCAACCCATGGGCTCAAAAAAACGCTGGCTCGCCTATTTTCAACGCGCCAGCGGCTCTATCACGATCGACGACGGAGCGAGCGACGCGATCGTTCGCCGCGGCCGTAGCCTCCTTCCCGCTGGCGTCACCCGATTCGACGGCCACTTCAAGCCCGGCGACGTCGTCGATATCCTCAACTCGAAAGGTGAAGCCGTCGCCCGCGGCGAAATAGCCTACTCCGGCGCCGAGATCGCAAACATCGCCGGCAAGCACGTAGAGGAACTGCAAGACCTGTACCCGGACCGCACTCGCCTGGAGGTCGTGCATCGCGACGCCCTCGTGCTGCTCTGA
- a CDS encoding DNA glycosylase, which produces MPTWTPWKTIPLATPFTEQTLAETLNGGQAFRWNYLETKSCWQGIWGQHVARIRFSDKGGIEVSTPSSHPETEPSLASYLRADFDWAAAMDKLPWRSDSHLQKALQAYPGLRILKQPFPEAVLCFLCSATKQIPQIKVMCERMAENLGTEILPGIHALPTWEQLAAASEEQLRSLGLGFRAKNIKKTADLLASHPELLSQIEASPYSEAKPMLVSLPGVGEKIADCALLFGAAKLEAFPVDTWIIKVLEKRYALFGWSPSQLSQFGRVHYGPLAGFAQQFIFSYERQHPA; this is translated from the coding sequence ATGCCGACCTGGACTCCTTGGAAGACTATCCCACTGGCAACGCCCTTCACCGAGCAAACGCTTGCGGAAACCCTGAATGGCGGCCAAGCCTTCCGGTGGAACTACCTCGAGACCAAATCGTGCTGGCAAGGAATCTGGGGACAACACGTAGCACGTATCCGTTTTTCGGATAAAGGTGGGATCGAAGTGTCCACTCCCTCCAGCCACCCCGAGACGGAACCCTCTCTTGCATCCTACCTGCGCGCTGACTTTGACTGGGCAGCCGCCATGGACAAGCTTCCTTGGCGAAGCGATTCCCACCTCCAAAAGGCACTCCAAGCCTATCCTGGTCTCCGCATCCTCAAGCAACCCTTCCCCGAGGCCGTCCTCTGTTTCCTCTGTTCGGCCACCAAGCAGATTCCGCAGATCAAAGTCATGTGCGAACGCATGGCAGAAAACCTAGGAACTGAGATCCTACCCGGGATCCATGCTCTCCCGACCTGGGAACAGCTCGCCGCCGCGAGCGAAGAGCAGCTTCGATCGCTCGGCCTCGGCTTTCGGGCCAAGAACATCAAAAAGACTGCCGACTTGCTCGCCTCCCACCCCGAGCTTCTTTCCCAGATAGAAGCCTCGCCCTATTCCGAGGCCAAGCCCATGCTCGTTTCCCTTCCCGGAGTGGGGGAGAAGATTGCAGACTGCGCCTTGCTCTTCGGAGCCGCCAAGCTCGAAGCCTTCCCCGTCGACACCTGGATCATCAAAGTCCTCGAGAAACGATATGCTCTTTTCGGATGGTCGCCTTCCCAGCTTTCCCAGTTCGGTCGCGTCCACTACGGTCCCTTAGCGGGCTTCGCCCAGCAATTCATCTTTTCCTACGAACGCCAACATCCTGCATGA
- the efp gene encoding elongation factor P has translation MATKVNKISRGNVIEYEKQPCLVIECKIVAPPNMSALCQMQLKNLKTGKVIHNRTNVGDSYEVLHKEIKDLEYSYPNGDMYAFMDLDTYETIEISEEVVGDAKDFLIEGKSYQIFFVDGSPLGVELPSSIEMKVIEAPEAVRGDTSGNVQKTVVLETGIEVRTPIFIKEGEIIKIRPEDKSYQGRA, from the coding sequence ATGGCTACGAAGGTAAACAAAATCTCCCGCGGCAACGTCATCGAATACGAGAAGCAACCCTGCTTGGTGATCGAATGTAAAATCGTTGCTCCGCCTAACATGTCAGCTCTCTGCCAGATGCAGCTCAAGAACCTCAAGACGGGCAAGGTCATCCATAACCGCACCAACGTGGGCGACTCCTACGAGGTACTGCACAAGGAAATCAAAGACTTGGAATACTCCTACCCGAACGGCGACATGTACGCCTTCATGGACCTCGACACTTACGAGACCATCGAGATTTCCGAGGAGGTTGTGGGAGATGCGAAAGACTTCCTGATCGAAGGAAAGAGCTACCAGATTTTCTTCGTAGACGGCAGCCCGCTAGGCGTTGAGCTTCCTTCATCCATCGAGATGAAGGTGATCGAGGCTCCCGAAGCGGTCCGTGGCGACACGTCTGGAAACGTGCAAAAGACGGTGGTGCTGGAGACTGGCATCGAGGTGCGCACGCCGATCTTCATCAAGGAAGGCGAGATCATCAAGATCCGCCCCGAAGACAAGAGCTACCAAGGCCGCGCCTAA